The following is a genomic window from Phaseolus vulgaris cultivar G19833 chromosome 6, P. vulgaris v2.0, whole genome shotgun sequence.
TCAACATAACACGTATATAATAAGACTGTTGAATACTAAAATTTCATCatgaaatgttaaaaaaatggGATAAAATATAGAAGGAAATTAGTGAAATGATCCCAGctatttttaacattatttattcttgtctttttttttaactaatccCCCTTGGCATTAGATATAGCCAGCTGTTGTCAACTACGTCATATTTGGACCAAGCAGATTTATTCAGTAAATAATTCaagagttaaatatgttttttatttatatattttattgaaattatttttttatttttaattcaaattttagattttataaactattttagtaaaaaattattgaaattaatttttattattttttaaataataaaattttcagtgtaaattaaattgttaattttttttattaactaatCATGGATATTATAATATTACGAGACATTcgtttgttttcttgttaactaatcgttaatattataatatattttatttatgttaaaaatttatttatttatttttaaaattgataaatacttatttaaataatatttttattataattggtctaaaatttgaaaaaaaaaattgtttgataaaaaatatatttaatacataAATATTATTAGTGTAAACatgtttaataataataataatatgttttattatatttaatgaaaaatatgattttaaaaaatacgccatctatttatatttaattgataattttgttaaatatattcttagtttttagaattaatttattcattattttattattaattatcattacctttttaatttaattcctAGTTAagttacatttttatatttattgtgatgtagaaatattcattttttttttgtttttcaaaattcttttcttaatttattttgtcaAAGAAAATAATCTTGCTTGCAGTATTATAAGTGTACTAAAACGAATGCATGATGATTGGtattacataaaaaaagaaGTTATATTGAAAATGTACACATTAAACTCTTTTATTACTACCACTGCAATCCTAACAAccctaattatatatttaaattcatgTTAATCAATGTAATCCATTCATTGTTCCTACCCTTGAATATTTTGTTTCCTCCCTCTTTTTCCTTGTTATAAGAAATCTTATTTGAAGGGATTTATCAAAATGTTCAACTTCAACAAACCATTAACTAATCTATACAAcaactatatatatattgctTATTTGACCCATCTTCATAAATTGGAGAACACCAAATTTATACTTAAATTGTTAATAATAGACTTCTAAATAGGAGTTGAActcttaattaaataaataacataaaaaagaaaatacagaaatttattattgtaaaatttgaaattgaaaataatgtgATAATCTCTTACAAACTATTAATAGCATATCCTTTGGGAAGACTCATACGTCTTAACctattaaacttattttttaattgtaaaaatgtGATGCAGTCTTTTTCAAAATAGTGGTATTTAAAGGACTGACAAGTTCAAAGTCTTTTTCTAGTTCTGATTCCATAATTGGTTTGTCTTTCTTCCATCACGTTCTTCGTTTCTCATGCACTTCTTTTAAACATACTGCTATTTAAAGGACTAACAAAGTCAAAGTCTTTTTTTAGTTCCGATtccaaatttttttatctttcttccATGACCTTGTTCGTGACGCTTCGTGCCCACATGCTCAAAAAAATATAGGTTCGAtgtaaaaaacaataaatgttAGCAGAGCTTTTATGTATTAAACTAGCTTCTTAAGGGAACATTATCTAAATTTAGTTATAATGGAAGCTTAATTGTGAATAGAAGTAATGGAGTGACAATGATAAacctattttttatttcacCAAAACATATTATAAACTCTTTTACATGTGTTTAATCCCTACACATAAAAATATGATTTCGTGAGAGAGAAAAACAATATATCAACTGTGAAAATTGTTattaaagactatttttttttaaaactttactcGTTTATATATTACTTGCGCTGCGttttaagagaaaaaattagttaaaaaatagtgaaaaaagtataaaataaaagttgtttGGCAGAAAAAACAATGTAAGAACATGTGACTGTtaacttttatgttttttttaacgTGGCTATCGTTTGACTTAGATTTGAcagttaattttttatatgctgaaatttatttaaaaagtattttttatagaCTTGAAATCGAATCCCTTATCGCTCAAGAGATAATATTATTTCTCAATCATTATACACCATATTAGTATTTTTCTATGTATTTTAATGACTATAAATGGCAGTAAATAATAGTTTGAAAAATTAGCTTTTGTATTATTTATGGTATATGGCTGATAGAATTGTTATTGACTATTATATATCTAATCTATGGCGTAGTGATGTAGTTTTTGTTATTATATGAATgcatttacaataaaaaaatccatgtttattcttattaataattTCTTCAAATGTCTTATACATTATAgaaatttcattatatatatatatatatatatttgaattttatcaaacaaatttaaaaggatcaagatataattttatatcatgGCTTTACCATGACTAATAACGAGATTTCTTTTTTTATCCACAGTctggtattttttttaagaataatgaATAATATGTCATACACCAACTAAACCcatcataataaattatttataaattgaaaTGATTTGTCTATTACTTTTTTAAGTCATAATGGGATATTACTTAACAAAGAAAACTTCCCATTTTTTCCCTACTCCTACACTAATcctttttaattgtttaaaaatatgataCTAATTTTCCTTAAAGATTATACCAATcttcttaattatttaaaatatattatactgTATTTAGAAAATGACCTAAACTAAAAGAACAAAGAGTGTAAGATAGAGTTgaagagaaggagaagaagTAGAAACTGGCCCACATAACCAAAAAACACCACACTTGTTAAGCCCACCATCTGAATTtcttttcatacctcctaattgAACGGGAATTGATTTTCATACCTCCCTGTATAATTACTAGTTAacgataaaataattttaacagtGAGAACGCATGAAATTTAACTTACTTTTCCAACTCAATTGTAGCCTCATGCTGGTTTATAATGCCATTGTTCCAAAagctaaatatttaaaatacattaaaatatttaaatcttAGAGAAACtaaatgtatttaatttaattttctaaatagATATTTTTGTTTGCTTTTGTAAAACCAAAGCGTGcttagttttttttaacaaaagattttattatatatttaatattaattatgtgCCTATTCGTTATAGATATATTggaattattgatttttttataattactaatatttataaatatttattttatattattaaaattattattattctattcagttaattttatcttatatatttattcaATGAATTATTTTAACTTAGTTGATATGatcatattttctatttttttcatttattaattttattataaaagattaaatagataaataaataatgtttgGTTATAGATATTCCTTATTTTGAGACCAATTTagtgataattttttatctttacatATTTGATCAACAAAGTtggtttaaaattttataaaatttagttacaagaaaatcatcaaataaaaaccaattttagagattaaagaaaattagttgctatagtgactaaattatagactattttagagactaaaaaaattttggtttctaaattagtttttattactgttaaatagtttctaaattggtatctaattagttactaagattctaactatcaattattttctaaatttaattagataccaatttaaaattatcttaaatatagtgactaattgtctctaaataaataaataaataaataaatattttttatgatcaaTAGTTactaaaaaatgtatattatatattataagtttttattaataataaaaactattttaaatatcaaatgaattttagtttataaaatagtttttaatttaataaatataatgctTTCGTctacatttaataaatttattgtacTCCCTCATATATCTAATTCTAAGCATATCTTTACACAATATCTAGCAAGTGTAGACATCTAATTCTAATCATCAACTTTTGTTTAGTTTCAGAAACAGTGtacattttcttaattttgttggACGTGCTCCAGCCATATTAATTGAAGATTGAATTTGGATTCAAGATGTGCTGAACTTATTACATGAGTTTTTTGGTCTTATCGCAAGAACATATTTGTGTGAAACATTAAcattttcttaaatttgttGCTTTTGTGCTCCAGCCACATTTAACTAGAAAAAACATTTCAAGAAGATAATGATTTCTGGTCTTTCTTTCTTGCCCTACACGATGCAAGAGGTAGTCGTCGTGAGCAAGCATGATATCATCATACAGTATAATACGTACGTCATATTAATTTTATGTTCCCTTTCTGAGAAATAGTTAATACAAGAAATCCACCCAACGATCTCCATAAACAGAGGCTTGGGATGAGATCTGAGCACAAGCAAACTCAGTATTAACTGCAGAACACTCAACATGGGTTCCATGAGTGCAGTAGCAGTGGCAGTGTTCTGTGCATTTGCTATGCATGCAAGCTTTTTAGTCACTAATGCTCAGCTCAGTCCCACGTTCTACAACGAAACATGTCCAACGCTAAGCGATATTGTGTTTAGTGTCGTCTCAAATGCTTCCCTCACCGATCCCCGAATCGGTGCCAGCCTCGTCAGGCTTCATTTTCATGATTGCTTTGTTCAAGTACGTATATTCTCTACATGCAAACATATGTAATTACTAGCTAGATTTGTTTTTTCACAACCTTACGTTTGTTTGGTTTGAATCAGTAAAGTAATGGGAAAAAAATTTAGGAGAAACTTTTCTTGAATGGATTGTTAGATATAGATGAATGCGAGAGTTTTTTAGCAGAGATAAAAAAGAATCTGTTCTTCTCAAACCTTATTTCGATCCTTACAAACCTTATTTAGTAATGGACTCCATATTTTTTGCTAATCCTAAAACCTAACAAACAAACGTTGACCTTTTAGCTGTCTAAGTAATGGACGGTGCCTCGatagtatatatatatgcttGCTATGATTAACTAATTTCagtaactaaaatattaattggAGTATATATATAAGAATTTAGAAGTAGAGTGATAAATCAAGAAGAATGAAGTTGTTATTCTTGTGACAGGGTTGCGATGGATCAGTTTTGCTGAACAGCACTGACACCATACTAAGTGAGCAAGATGCACTTCCAAATGCCAACTCACTCAGGGGCTTAGATGTGGTGAATAACATCAAGACAGAAGTCGAAAATAGCTGTCCACAGACAGTTTCTTGTGCTGATATTTTAGCTATTGCAGCTGAAGTAGGTTCTGTTCTGGTAAGTTCTACTTTCCAACCTTTTTAGCTTTTGGTGACTAGTATATAGTGCCCTAATGGTGAATTAGACCAAAAacacaaatcaaagttccttttAGATTAGATTCTCCAGTAAAAAATGTGGGATGGattcaatttttttgtattagggttcaaatttaaaatctgtAAGTTGCAATCGAAACATCGAAAACAATGAAATAGttgaaaaataactattttaaaattcgAACATAACACTTTTTAAATTGGAGCTAGTGATGTACTAGTTGGTCGATCTCTATTATCAATAAACATTcataatttaattgaaaatactCTCACTGTGATTCGgtgttattttattaaaaataaaatagaaaagaagTAAAACTCTTTAGGTTTACATTTAACCAAGAAGTAAAACACACTTATTATTTAATTCCTCATTTtaaagataatattattttctcaTGTTTGTTATCCACCACTATTTTGTAGGAAAAGTATGGTATATTTGTTGTAGTTGCTATTCAACTTGGCTGATCATATGTTATGTGTaggtatataagggttgaaatatttctaaaataatttttttaattttatttaatttttgctgataaaaaaattatatatgtatgaaAATGATTAGTAATCAGtaaaattttcattcttttatatttagaCCTGAACTATAACATATTGTCTTGATAAGGTTTACAACCAatttatttcagattttaaatatattctGAAGTAAAGTAATTTACTGATTTATGTTttagagatttaaaaaaataaaaagtctaATTAAAGTTTGttgacattaattttttaaagaagtaattgattttatttcagTAATCAAATTTATGATTcgttaaatttttattattttaaaagttgtaACAAACGCATgacaaaattaattatctaGAAGCCTACAATTATGTAAAAGCTGTCCAGAAGCCTACAAGATTATATAACTTGTTCTTCCTATATATTCTCTCTCTTTGcatttttctattgtttttccTAAATTTTTAAACTGTTTTCAAGGGTTCAGCGATCTATTTCTTAAAAGCaattatttaatgaaaaaaactTGAACAATGAGCCTTAATCTACTTGTAGTCAGCTGGATGCTAGGgatatatgttttaatactcCCAAATAACAGCTGCACAAAATATATacttcaaaagaaaaagaaaaatcttaagcaatttttttattttcgaaCCCCTGAGTGTGAAATTGGCTAATTCTTTCATGTTCAGAGCGATGAAGTTAGGTATCTTTATAACTAATATCTCAAAAATTCAACTCTAGTAGGTCGGcagaaattattttgataatcTCAATATATATACTATTGCagtattaattattatagtcaACTTTTGATGTATGTAATGTAGGACATGTACAATGCTTATTCCATACCCTAATTCTTGGAAAATAGTAATGAACTCAAGGAAAATAATAGCATAGTTTCGTAAGAGTGaaaggtgatatttaaataattaatgaaaaCCCATACATACAATTTGGTGCAatatattgaataaaaataacgTTAGATACCATAGGTTATATATGGTATCCCCAAAATTATTTTCTGTGTTTTAATTATAAGATAGTTACCTTCTTTCTAAATTGCCCTACGTTATTATAGATATCTTATAGTAATTTATGTTAAATTTCACACTGCAATTACTTATCGTTATGATTGCATACCACAACAACAATATTATTGGGGCTATCATTACCTGAATTAGAAACTATAAGTTTTAATAAGTCATTTTTTTTGCAAAGGAGAGGATACAGTTAGGGCTCTCTGTGCTAATCCGTAAAGTTTTAATCTGAAAGTGCAGTGCTTAAATTGTTTGATGTAGGAGGAGGACACAGATTTTACACAGAGGATTAGTCTCAAAAACATTAAGTTAGTTGTATTTGAGGGACTTGAAAGAGTGTATTGAGAGAGGAAAATATGAAACATTGCagtgtatatatttttaaaaaaggttGGAACATGCAAATGTTCCGATTTTGGTTTATAATATTTGAATCTATTTACAGGGAGGTGGTCCATCGTGGGAAGTTCCATTAGGAAGAAGAGATAGCTTAAACGCAAGTCAAGCTCTTGCAAATACAAATCTTCCAGCACCCTTCTTCACAATAGATCAACTCACGGCTTCCTTTGCAGCTCAAGGTCTCAACACCACTGATTTAGTTACTCTCTCAGGTACACATAATCAAATTCGTATTTGTTAGCAACAACaaatagataaatattttagtttagaTAATTTTTCCATTATTAAACCATGGATAATACATGTGTAGGTGCTCATACGTTTGGAAGAGCTCGGTGCAGTACATTCTTAAACCGATTATACAACTTCAACAACAGTGAGCCTGATCCAACTCTAAACCCAACTTACTTAGCCGTATTGCGTGAGATATGCCCTGAGGATGCAACTGTGGATAACATCACTGGTTTGGACCTCACCACACCTGATCAGTTTGATAACGCCTACTACTCCAATCTTCAGCAACTCAACGGCTTGCTTCAGAGCGACCAAGAACTCTTCTCCACTCCTGGTGCTGTTACCGTTGACCTTGTCAACAGTTTCAGCAGTGACCAAAGCGTTTTCTTTGACAACTTCATAGTGTCAATGATAAAAATGGGAAATATTGGAGTGCTGACAGGAACTGATGGAGAAATTCGCACGCAATGTAATTTTGTGAACGAGGATTTGTCCGCAATATTAGCTGGTGTGGCCTCCAAAGATCCTAATGAGAACCTGCTTGCTCAATCTAAGTAAGTTAATACGTGTAAGTTAATATGTGTAGTAAAGGGAAAATAAAAGGTTCTAAACCTTGGTGCTGTGTTGAAATTGTCCAATTAGTGTGGATGGCAAAGTGATTTTGCCATGTACCTCTCAGTTTGCTATGTATTTACTTCGATGAATCTCATTATCATTTCCAcctttctctctctcctctcttaCTTGAATAATATAAAGTCTATACATTTCTTTCTTCAAATGCTACAGAAGTAAAACCATATGGAAATTAATTGTGCATACAATTAGGACAGGAATATGTATCAGACAAACAGGCACAAGTCTGGTAAGATCTGATATATATACGCATTGGGATACCCTGTCTGCTACACAAAATGTTTTGTAATACAAATCTACGGGTATCTTGTACTTGTAGCAGTGTGACTGATTCATGTAGATGCATACAGTCCTTGTCCTGATAATGTAAtgacaattttaaacacataatATGGCAAGAGTTGCATAGCAAAAGATCACGTTTTCATGCATACTttgttttatttcaatattGTAGTAAAGAGGTTTACAACCTTTAATTTGCTTTTACAGCTCACATTTCCCGTTAACTTATTAAGATTGAGAAACCATGTtttgtttagaatttttggacgtCATACTAGCTAGTCCAAAGGAGTCTCCATTCACAAAATTACACTGTAACCGAATTTCTCCTTCAGCCCCCGTCAGCACTCCAATATTTCCCATTTTTATCATTGACGCCCTAAAGTTGTCAAAGAAAGTGTTTTGGTTACTGCTGAAGCTATTGACAATGGGAATGGTATCAGCAGCAGGAGTAGAGAATAGTTCTTGGTCGCTCTGAAGTAAGCCATTGAGTTGCTGAAGATTGGAGTAATATTTGTTATCAAATTGATCAGGAGTGGTGAGGTCCAAATTGGTGAGGTTGTTCCCAGTTGCATTCTGGGGGCATATCTGACGCAGTGTTGCTAAGTAAACTGTATTCAGAGTTGGATCAGGGTTTCCAGTGTTGTTGAAGTTGTATAATCGGTTATTGAATGTACTGCAGTGAGCTCTTCCAAACGTATGAGCACCTGtgtatatgcatatatataatGGTTTGAAAATTAGAAATAGTACATGTAGTGTTTGATACCATGTTAACTTATTCACTTTTcaacaaattaaacaaaaattaagaaactCTATACCTTAAATACAATTTGAGATCATGAAGTTGATGCTAGGTATTAGTAATGTGAATTTGATTATGCATACCTGAGAGTGCAACTAAATCAGTGGTGTTGAGACCTTGAACAGCAAATGATGCTTTAAGTTGAGTGAGGTTGAAGAAAGGAGGAGGAAGGTTTTGATTTGCAAGGGTTCTGTTTGCAGTTAAACTATCTTTTCTTCCTAATGGAACTAACCATCCTGGACCTCCTCCCTGAAATAGATAAATTAAAACACTTTAGtacatattttataaaactcAACCAAAAGTTAATGGTGGATGTTTAACTAactgaaattttaatttattgtctCGAACAAAACAACAATGTACCATATATATAGTTGTATActttgatattttatattttttaaatatggcACAGATATTTTTTATAGGGTGATGATACACTGATacccattaaataaaaacacacACATTGACattcttaaataataattttgtaatcatatttttttttattttttaattttaaattctaatatatattattatattattaaaatagtttgTAAAGTGAATGTTATTTTTTGAAGAGTGTCAAtaaaacttttttctttttatagagatagtgattaattatttaaaacatcATCAAAGATATTTCAGTACAAACAAAAGTCAAATTATgttctattttcttttcaatGACTTTTTTCGCAAAGAAGAAAACATATACGTAATAATAAGCATTTTGCACGAAAAGCCAGGTCACATGCAACACATTAATTCATCCTATATACTTCAATTTGACTTTCTATGTTGATGATGCGAGgtatttcaaaatcatttttgcCGTGCAAGAGTTGAACACGATGATAACGAATTGTCTATAAATAAGGAAAAGTTTCTTTTGACATtcaaaaagaaaaccaaaataaaattaatatattaaagtaATAATTAATAGGGTTGTTAAATGTATGTGTTTTACGGATGTCACCACCCTATTAATAAATACCTAAATACCCGAATTTTGAgatgttattaaaataataatatattgacaattcaattttttatataaccatattataattttaatatttttatatcatttaattataaatttattatttattatatatatttatttttaaatttattacataaaaaattatatacttctttttcaaaattgtgAAACCATCATTTCTCATATTATTACTTATTACTTGAGAGTTGGCTAGCTGTTTCACACTCAAGGgtgtataatatattattacaattaaacattgcttaagttttttttcctctttcgCATATCTTGGAGGCAAGTAAGTTCAACACGGATTGAGTCCATTTATTCATGTGATTAATGGTGACTCACACACACACTAAAATTATGGTATTAAAAACTATGCCCTTAGGTTTAATCTTAATTACGCCAGTTAATTATCATAAAGAATAACCTACAACTCTTGCCAATCTTCTCTATCTTGCTTTTTTGTTCAAAAAGCCCGGAAAAGTTATTTATAATCagttattgctgataaaaaaaaggttattATAATCAATCAAAATTTTCGAGTCTAAgagtattaaaattaaaaactatgaCTGATTCCCATCCATTAATACTTATTGAGGATTGAGATCTTTCAATGATATCCGGTGTGACCCTTATTCAAAGAATTGcgtttgaattttaattataattttttttaatcagccaaaatttttttgttacaaattttatatttgaatccCAATACcatgtatataatttttaatccaTGCCATTTTTTAAATCTAACATAAACtgtatatttccttttttttctaattcACCTTAATTAGGACATCACACTACGTTAAATGATTGAGAATTTGAACTTACCAGAATAGAACCTATTTCAGCTGCAATAGTAAGAATATCAGCACAAGAAACTGTCCCCGGACAACTATTTTCCACCGCTGTCTTGATATTATTGACCACATCCAAACCCCTTATTGAATTGTTATTTGGAATTGCATCTTGTTCGCTTTCTATAATAGCAGTGTTGTTCAGTAAAACTGATGCATCACAACCCTGTCAACAATATAACAATATAGCTTTAGTTGTTGTTAAtgagatttctcctttttaCCATAGTATCTATATCCTATTCTAATGATATAAAAACAGTAAATGTTGTCCAGGTTTGTTTGTTCCTTGTTCAAGAAAACTGTATTAAGCTGAATTAAGCCACCTTTTTTCTTTAAGTACCTAATTACAACATTAGGTAATGAATGAATGCAACTGTGCACATACCATGGTTGTTTTAATAAGCACAGTGCTTAGTAAAAAGAGCAAAAAACAATGACAAGTGTTTtggaaaaaagaagtacataCTTGAACAAAGCAATCATGAAAATGAAGCCTGACGAGGCTAGCCCCTATTCGGGGATCGGTTAAGGAAGCTTGAAAGATGACTTGAAACACAATATTGAATAGATTTGGACATGTTTCTCTGTAGAACGTAGGACTAAGCTGAGCATTAGTGACTGAAAACCCTGCATGCAATGCAAATGCACACAACACTGCCACTACTACTACACGCATGGAACCCATTTTGGCTGTTCTTGATCCCAACTTAATATGTTCTCAGATCTCACATCGATCCTTTATTTATACAAGATATGAAATGGGTGGATATCTTGGAAATCACGACATCTCATATGTTTGCattaacttcattttttttaaattattctttcaCGAATGTATTCTTTATGATATGGCGCCCAATTGGCTATGATgcttcttgattttttttacttgaatTATTGTGCCATGGTAGGACCAGTAAAGAGTAGGAATCGTTATCTTCTTGAAATGTTATTCCCACATTCTGTAGAATGTGATGGAGCACACAAAGCCACGAATTTAGAAAATGTTATATTTCACACAAGTATTTTTTGATGAAAACTGAATTTCAAAAAACTTGTGTACACTAAGTTCAGCATCTTGATCCTAACTAAAATTTGCTTTGTAGGACCACAGCAACACCACATACCACTGCAGTAGGCACTGTGCAAAATAATTCACCTCTCTTAAGAGAGCATCCACTCCCCTGAACCTCTCTGCATAAACATTTTCATACTAAATTACCTTTAGCATTGACCTGTAATGTAGTAGGGGTAAAAGAGTGATTTTCAGGGAAATTGTGAAGCATTAGagctttcttcaactttggcttacataaaataaaatcatgaaataaaaatcaattttagagagaaaaaataattagttgttatagtaactaaattagatactattttagaaattattttttttaattctaaattagtttcgattattgttaaataatttctaaattagtatcaaattagctatcaaggttttaactactaattaaatagaaaccatttaacaataatataagctaatttagaaaccaaaatttttttagtctttaaaatgatctttaatttaatcattataacaactaattattttttatttctaaaaattagtttctatttcataattttcttttaatgtaATAAAAGCATGTTATGtgacttttaaaataattattaaaagtgTACATATTCTATATAAAAAGCATTACACCTTTTACTGACAAAAAGTTATCTTTGAGTgtgattttaaaataagttttagaaatatatataaaaaaatgtaccaAATATGATATAGTATCTAGTTTTAATAactatgaaaaaattatattataaaagaaatttaatctAAGTTACACTACAaggaaatcatgaaatagaaactaattttttttttagtttttaaaatggtatctaatttaattactattgcaactaattattttggtctctaaaaattggtttttatttcatgattttcttgtagtgttaattTGATtg
Proteins encoded in this region:
- the LOC137832044 gene encoding peroxidase A2-like; this encodes MGSMRVVVVAVLCAFALHAGFSVTNAQLSPTFYRETCPNLFNIVFQVIFQASLTDPRIGASLVRLHFHDCFVQGCDASVLLNNTAIIESEQDAIPNNNSIRGLDVVNNIKTAVENSCPGTVSCADILTIAAEIGSILGGGPGWLVPLGRKDSLTANRTLANQNLPPPFFNLTQLKASFAVQGLNTTDLVALSGAHTFGRAHCSTFNNRLYNFNNTGNPDPTLNTVYLATLRQICPQNATGNNLTNLDLTTPDQFDNKYYSNLQQLNGLLQSDQELFSTPAADTIPIVNSFSSNQNTFFDNFRASMIKMGNIGVLTGAEGEIRLQCNFVNGDSFGLASMTSKNSKQNMVSQS
- the LOC137832043 gene encoding peroxidase A2-like, translating into MGSMSAVAVAVFCAFAMHASFLVTNAQLSPTFYNETCPTLSDIVFSVVSNASLTDPRIGASLVRLHFHDCFVQGCDGSVLLNSTDTILSEQDALPNANSLRGLDVVNNIKTEVENSCPQTVSCADILAIAAEVGSVLGGGPSWEVPLGRRDSLNASQALANTNLPAPFFTIDQLTASFAAQGLNTTDLVTLSGAHTFGRARCSTFLNRLYNFNNSEPDPTLNPTYLAVLREICPEDATVDNITGLDLTTPDQFDNAYYSNLQQLNGLLQSDQELFSTPGAVTVDLVNSFSSDQSVFFDNFIVSMIKMGNIGVLTGTDGEIRTQCNFVNEDLSAILAGVASKDPNENLLAQSK